The genomic interval tgattgtttaaggtgaactaaaaggtaaactcctctctaactgattgtttcaggtgaactaaaaggtaaactcctctctaactgattgtttaaggtgaactaaaaggtaaagtgctctctaactgattgtttaaggtgaactaaaaggtaaactcctctctaactgattgtttaaggtgaactaaaaggtaaactcctctctaactgattgtttcaggtgaactaaaaggtaaactgctctctaactgattgtttaaggtgaactaaaaggtaaactgctctctaactgattgtttaaggtgaactaaaaggtaaactcCTCTCTAACTgattcctccgcctcctccaggaCATCGACATCAACACAGACGATGAGCTGGACGCCTACATAGAGGACCTGCTCAACAGGGGGGACTGAGGCCGCCGCCCCCTAAAGACTCTAGCTTTGGTTCTCCTGGGGGCCCTCAGCccaccagagaggggccctcagcccaccagagaggggccctcagcccaccagagaggggcccccagccccccagagaggggccctcagccccccagagaggggccctcatcagagaggggccctcagccccccagagaggggccctcagcccatcagagaggggccctcaccagagaggggccctcaggACCGTATAAACGTCTGCATCGGCGCTCCTTTCATTTCGCTCTCCGCTCTCCGCCGGTTCTtgatggtttcagcctccatggttctttttatttgactttccGTTGTGGGCGGGGTCTGTGCGGTCCTGTGGGGACGTCTCCACGGTAACAGGGGTTTGTGTTCCCCTACTTTTATATCCACATATGTTTGTTAACGTTTGAATCGTTGGCTCCTGCTCGTTGGTTCTGAGAGTTGTCTTGTGTTCAGAGGCTTGGGTTTCAACATTAATCACAATATCTGTTTGATCTTCAACCAATTAAGGATCATCTGACTtgccaaaatatatatatatatatatatatatatatatatatatatatatatatatatatatatatatatatatatatatataaataaagaggATCCAGTCTGTAATGAAACACTAAGTTTCCCTCCTTTAAAGTCGTCTTGTGGCCACCTGGAGCACCAGACCTGTACTGGGTTTTatcagtgtgtctctgtctccaggtTGCTCTCTGGGGAACTCTTCTGTTTGCTCACCCTTTCAGTGCCCAAGTTCTTCTCTCAGTCTGATTTTTAAAGTCatgaaaaatgttttattaggcGCTGCATGTGTTTTCAGTCTTTTTGAAAACTCTTTACATTAAATAATAAACCTGGTTCATCGCCCACATAGCGCTCCTGTCCTTTGTAAACATGTAAATGATTCTTTATAAAAGTTGTATCCCAAATGCAAGTCATCATTATTTTTAGTTAGACATCCTTATTCAACACTAAAAGGTTTATGGGCGGGGCCCCGGGCTCCCCCCCCTACTCGGTCCCTGCGTAGACCTTTGACCGCCTTCCCGGGTCAGATGCAGGACTTGGCGAGTAGGTcgaacttttactttgaaggtaCGAAGCGGACCGCAGAGGAAAGGAAAACAACAGAGACGGTAGGACTTTGTCGTTTTGTTGCGCTAGTGCTaatttgttaattgtttttgAATTTTTTTGTCTTGTATCCTGTACAGATGCTCGCATGTAAAGTAAGGAGAATATTTCTGAAGGACGTCGTAGTGTTGTCGCTTAAAGCAGACGCGAATGAGAACGTTAAAGGGCCAACATGGTTATGCATACAGTTTGAGGCGCTTTTCGATTCTCCTAaaagttataattattatatttctcACCGAGCACAACTATTTAAAACGCACCGTAGTGGTAATGGGAGACTATCTCACGGTCACCCTCCAAGAGGACTGTTTTGAAGAGGCATTCGTTAACCAGCTGAAGGTTCTCTAACCCAGGGGCGCAGATGGGATTTTTGAACTGGGGGGGACAAAGCTGTCAGCAAATGATTTCAACTCAATAAGTTATTTATGTGTAATTTGGGCTTTAGCTAGCGCTCAAGTAGTTACTTTCGTAATAGCCTATGGGCCAATGGTTTGCACTAAAAAGCCATTGGAGAATTCTTATTGGAAATCCTGGATAAACAGTGAACATTGTTAAACAAAGGCCTACTTGATCAACACTAGCCATATATGATGAAGCTGATATTCGTCTGGAATGGCAATCACCCAAAGAAACGTCATGCCTTAtgccaaatgttttatttaaatatttgtgtATACACTCAGAAGTGTAAGCAACAACATATTTACATGAAGGAACAAAAAGCCAAACAAATTTACTGTCTAAGCAGACTCACTGAAGGACCCAAAaacatctctcctcctttcattaCCCTGAACATACTGCTGGGCAATTTCTTGTCCGTCCAGTCCGTCAAGACTCTCTTGGTGAATATGGCACAAAGCAATGCCATTGAGTCTTTTTTGCAAGGTGGTTGATCGCAACCATGTGTCTTCATTCTGCGTAACCCACTTAAACTGCGCTCTGCCTCAGCAGATGATATGGGCACCACCATCAACAATCTCACTAGTGTCTCTACCTGATCAAACAGGCCACAGACTTCAGGGGCATTTCTTTCAAAGCATGCACAGCATCTGCAGTTGTGTTGACcttgtacttgtttttaaacaaTGCCAGTTGGACTCTCAAATCTTCCTCTTTCAGTTCAGGATATTTGCGAACTGCTGCATCATTTGTAATGGGAGTAAGGAGTGAGTTCTCCCgttattttaatgtttgaattAGGGAGGCACCGAGTGTGAAATCCTGGGCCGATACGATGTTTAAAATAACAATTTGGCCGATAGCCGATGCCGATACGGATGCTATTTTTTTAGGCATTGTTATTTATTCCCCCTTTCGTGCCAGGGAAACAAACCCTCACccatcacgcacgcacacacgcacctcgtatacacgcacacacaatgacacagggagaggcttttatgatttctatctgtttatttcaacaactgaaAATTCaatcatcaacattcaacatcaaaattatttcaacgtgggcttaggcagataggcctagatGCTCCGAAAACTAatcgctatttattttactgaagcctgcatgacggtgaactagacgtctttagcatatggaatctatggccaaaaaaataacttcacacggtgtgtctttttgcaatctatttgttaccagcattcgtagggttgatcagcagagaaatagtccgtcAAACACGTTTACGTCGCATAGCGACCGAGGAAGCTTGCGGTGTGATACGATAGAAAAAAGAATGAAGCCGCCCGCGCGCACTTGTGGTTTGTTTACAAataaaagtgaaagaaaatgtCGGTCGTGTGGAAGTATTTCACCGTCTCGGAGAAAGATCAGCATATGCAGTTTGTAAGACATGTTCCAGTGACATTTCAAGAGGAGGAAGCCTCCGTTTTACCGGCGATGTTTGTCTCCTTTTGTAGGGacagtggcggggggggggcgggggtcactATGAATCTGAGGGGGTCacatccccccccgtccctagTGCCATCTGCGCGCACCTCGTCTTGTCTTTGTTGTCACTAGTTTATatcaagataataataataaaaatgacattttacACTTTCAACTAACCTAATTCTATTTAAGGAACGAtcagaaaaaatacattgaacatTTAAGAGTAGTCTAACCAGTTATAatgattcatattttttataGTACACACTAAGTTGCTTAatacattttgttgttgttaattaACAGTGAATAGTACGATATGAAtgcagttctctcagatctccCATGGTAAAGATTCCAATTCAGGAAACATTAGTTATTttggttgtttgtttattttgttatcaAACAAaagtcctagtctgtttgattgacatgtgagatgatcaggggggcagagtttgtaCCTCCTTCACATAAACCTGGATagaggattggatagagaggctcagtgaaggcgcacccagtagcagagtagatatgaaccctggcttccacatcatagaaggagagcagaccctcatcataatcaacaaacacccccaccttctggagccgagctctcagagggagacggacatcagggttatcattaaataCCAACTTATCCTTGTTGTAGTccagagtccagtaacccgtctcaggggtccacCTGGTCCAACGTGTTTTGtctatggactctctggccactcctaacccccatacagtcttgtctttaacctggacctcaaagtaaaatctccctgaggagaagctctgcctcgtgagaacagcACATGTAAACCaagtaaatctcttagggttgtctgggagttccttcctcacacctccatcatgtacttgtttcccatcctcagacaggaagagcttgggatgagctgtatcaggatccagagtcacatccaCTTcgtactgctggaccctcttcagttcagcatcatcacgcagcttcttcatctccatgttcagtgtctcctccagctgatccagggatctcatCAAGGTCCCtgcgtatgacggaggacggacctccaccgtggtccagtccctggtgggtggaggatccttcagggatctgaaggcctggaggaagtggaggtggtctttagtgtgtgagagtggcttcacctctgagcttctattggtcagatcttctatttcctgctccagctctttgatgaggtcttcagcttgtttctctgtggttttcagtctctctttaactgtttggttgaaATCATCTCTGCACTTTTTAACGCGACGCATCAaagcagtgaagacctgcccaccatCGGCTATCACTCCGTCTGCGTCTTTCTTGCGAAATTCAACCATGTCTTTTATCTCCTTAATCTttagttttctctcctggatcatctgctgaacttcagcctctatctcccccagcagggccgtcttcacttcatattcctccattagaggtacaacaggatgggacttgtggtctgtctctgtgcagaactgacacacacactcctgttcagtctggcagaagaactccagaagtcggtcgtgtttcttacacatcctgtcttccagatggtccataggctcgaccagccgatgtttcttcaggactgcaactctctgatgtggctccaggtgggtgtggcagtaagagataagacacactaggcaggacttcacagccttcagctgggtcccagtgcagacgtcacagggaacttctcctggttcaTAACAAGGCTGCTCCTTTACTCGTACGGCCGTTCTAAACAGATCAGCCATCTCTGATACAAAGATATTGACCTGTGGATCAGGTCTAGTGTCGAACATCTTGTTACAAATAGGACATTTGCactggacttgttcatcccagaattTATTAAtgcaggttctgcagaagttgtgtccacacggtgtggaaactgggctgctgaacacatccagacagatgggacaggaaaagttctcttcagaccaggaagtgttagcagaggccatccTAGAAGACAAGGTTCATGTATTGAGATATTCCATTATTGTTCTAATTCCATAAGGGGAAGAGAGGTTCAAACTTTTTCTCAAAGTTGTGCTgatttactcaccttgttgtggtTTCTGTGTCAGACGATGTTTTCCAAAATGCTTCTTTcctcctgaaagagagaactgcttccgCGTTGGATGCCTTTGGTTTCTATGATCCTTAAGTTTCGTTTCTTGAACAAGTCGTcccctcctctggctcctcccctaacacctggctcctcccctaacacctggctccaccactaacacctggctcctcccccacggACACACAGTTCACTGTTGTTTCAACTTTCACACTCTGGCTTTGGGTGCATTTATGTGTTGTAATTCAAATACGTTGATTtgttttcaaatatatttgaaacaACATCTATGACAAAACACAGACCAAGAGCTGGTGAAAAACTAGAGACATTTAGTCATTTAATTGGGAAGagccagtggtgtagtctacgtgatacgcaggtatacgccgtatacccactaggaacgcaccaggatttgcgtatacccacttaaaaatgtgcacggatacgtatcaatcgtcttgtgacagatctttcacttctgtgtttatttttcgcaaataccggttgggtataactgcaataaaatacttttagcaggggaagttatctcctacattcaccattcataaaattccccctgcgcgctagggctctgccatgtctctgttacgaagcgcgaagctgcccctgcatctctgcacgttagttggcgggccgagcccctccttctcgcgtgtgtgtgcgcgtgtgtgtgcgcgcttgtgtgcgtgtgtgtgcgtgtccactccagtcctcccatattaatgtgtaaaccacataacaagtagtcaacagaagacaatgttttaatcccactttgtatctccttgttacttttagatgagaacccctggccagcctttcggactgggtgtcaggctagggaatttaaaaacaggcatccttgtttagagtggagggaaaaaaagttccgtaaatgtcagccaacatacagttggtatacacaattgaaattcataatgttaatcactatgcaaatgagagtatagctaattcatggtcatttttaaggtgcagtaatttcacacttttacacaattcaattactgtatggtatgttagataacaacagtaagagctcaaattagagcaattgaaagagtgaaacattagtctcctgtcatctccttctcatgcaccggttagccatggttgtaaacagttcattaaattattttgagtagattttgtccttgtttagcatgtgctattgctactatagatatacaacggacaacttgtcatttttgtgttctgtttgttcatactgttattaaaactgataaacctactcagctttccatgattgttgataatcgttatactcttaaatcagcgggttgtagacccctgcgttggtgagtgtggtgcgacaccccataagcgccacacacgtacacgtaccggtgggacgggtttgtacgaggctgggagggaatcatcacagtatacccactacaataaaatagactacaccactgggaaGAGCAATACAAAAACagttgacttgacttgaccttTCCTGAGGCTGGTATTTTTCTTTCTAGTCTTCATAAAAACAAGCCTCTCCCTGTATGCCCAGGGTATATGTGCTAGTATGTTTTGTGATTTAATATTGAGTCAACCCGGGTAGTTACATAAGGCTTAACTCCCAGACTCTAACCTCATAAAGCAGCTGCATCATGTGACTCGGGGTGGGGCAGACGGACCAGACCAAGGGTCACTATTCAGAGACAACACAGTCAATGCCAgcacagagaaaaacaaagagcaAAAGAGATCTAAAATGTGCCGTGGCAGTTAACCATGTCACTTTATAACTGatggtgcattatgggtagcCTTTCTGTGCCAGGGACAAACAGTGTGAAAGTCTGAAGTGACGGACTGGTTTCGTAGTttagttctagtttttatttaGGGTTATCAAGGTGTGATTATCAAGGTGTGATTGAGCAAAATGAAAACACTGGAAAACTCTTTTTGGTACGATGGCTGTGTGACATTAAactcgcggtctctagggcctccgtgagcctctagccGCTCGCGGACCCGAGCGCTTCCTTCCCTCTTGTTCCCCTTCCTTCAATGtcagtcctcctgctccttttaaaatggctccactgcctccggccaggtgtcccccaatctcgctgattggggagagagtgatgctCTTCGTCGCCACtcagtgggtggcggcggtatacgCCGTCAATCACCCCACCTCGgacccgcccgggccgaggtttaagtggcgggatgccacactcctccaccgctTGATCAGGCCCCCGGTAGTAGGGGAACCCGCCCATGCAGGTATCGCGTCGGGACAAGGCTGCGTCGTCTCCCGCTGCGTCGTCAGCGGCTGCATCTCTCCTGCCCCGGGATGCTCGCGCCGGGTCCCAAAACCGGCGAAATATCGGGCAATCCCTCCCGATCAGTAGCGGCACCGGGAGGCGTGGCACGATCCCTGCCCTAGCCGTGAACACCCCCTGTGGTGTCCGGACGACCACGTGGCAGGTCCCGTATGTCCGGGTGTCCCCGTGTACACACGTCACCTCCATGGGGGgcccttcccttccccccgcCAGGTCGGGGCGGAGGAGGGTGACCACGCTGCCGGTGTCCACTGTGGCCTGCGTCTCTTTGTTCATTACCCTCGCAGGTACGGTTGGGCGCCCGGACGCTTCCTGTGCCCAACAGGTCGCCAGCATTCAGGGCCGGCCCGTCCCCGCGTTCGCGTAGGCCGACGGCGCCGTCCCCCACCGTCGCCGCGGCAAGAGACGCAGCCGCTGACGACGCAGCGGGAGACGACAAGGAGGGACAAGGAGACAACGCAGCCGGCGCCTTGTCCCGACGCGATACCTGCATGGGCGGGTTCCCCTAgtccatgacatgccaccaggtgacatcacaggtggacacgcccacctgtgatgtcataaggggtaGTTTtccaaaatggcttgtaacggcaaatccccccacacctggtggcaggtcatgtgacctctTTAACGGTAAACCaccccacacctggtggcaggtcatgtgacctctTTAACGGGACTTCAGAGACGTTCTGCAGTCtagctttgtttgttttgccggTTGAAATAGTCACGTTATTTTGGCAGATTATTTTACAGAATCCTTCAGTTTAGTCCGATGGTCGAAGCATTTGAGCAAACTGTAATGTTGCCGCCATTGGAAAAGAGAAGGGATTGATTCATGGTCAATATTTAGATTAGATTATTATCACTGTGTTAATCCCCCAGGGGGGAAGTTCTTGTGTTACAGCATTGTAGAAGTCAAGGAAGAGACACAAGATATAATACAAAGTAGTGTAAAAGTAAATGCTACAGTAATACGAAGGAAATGATAAAGTAGGCGCTACAGTAATGCTAAAGTAATGCTAAAGTAAATGCTACAGTAATGCTACAGTAATGCAAAGGAAACGCTAAAGTAAATGCTACAATAAAGCTTAAGTAATGCTAAGGATATGCTAAAGTAAATGCTATTCACCCCAAAAGTTGTTACAACCCTTTTTTATCAAGGTGAAAGATCAGAATCAGTACCTCCTCTTGTGCAGCGATCCCAAACATCTCTAACCGTCgtctgacccctccccctccccgtctgaatcctcctccccccgtctgactcctcccccacctgactcctccccctccccgtcggactcctccccctccccgtctgactcctcccccccccagggcagCCGGGGTCTCTCCCTGTTCTACGCTGAGGTCCGCCGGGACCCCCAGGGCCGGCTGGAGGGCATCGAGGTCCAGCGGCTGAAGGACAAACTGGGGACCCGCCAGATGCCCAccgtggagctgctgctggacggCCTGCCAGCGCACCGGGTCAgtggctcccccccccaccccccacccagggGGCTAACGCacccggcagccatcttggatctAGACGCTagcctggcggccatcttggatctagACGCTAGACCGGTGGCCATATTGGATCTAAACGCTAGCCCAGTGGCTATCTTCAGGTTCAGGTTCTTAAGAACACACTGAAGAGCGGATCAGGTTCTTTAGAGCAGAGACTGATGAACGGTTCTGGTTCTTAAGAACACACTGAAGAGCGGGTCAGGTTCTTTAGAGCAGAGACTGATGATCTGTTCAGGTTCTTAAGAACACACTGAAGAGCGGATCAGGTTCTGGAGAGCAGAGACTGATGAACGGTTCAGGTTCTTAAGAACACAGTGAAGAGCGGGTCAGGTTCTGGAGAGCAGAGACTGATGCTCTGTGTCCCTGCAGACAAGGGCATGCAGGTGGAGGTGCGGGTGAACATGGAGTGGTTCACGGGGAAGGTGGTGGCAGTGGAGCTGAACAAGAAGAGCGTCCGCTGGAAGGTCAAGTTCGACTACGTCCCGAGATCCACGCCCAAAGACCGCTGGTGAGATCCTGCTCCTGGTTCCTGCTCCTGTTGCTGGTCTGGCCCTCagagacacacccacagagTTTTAGAGACTACAGAAGAACACAAAGACGATTAAATACGCTTCAGTAGGCGTCCAGGCCACTCGAGGTCATGATGGGACCCATAAATAAGTCAAGCACTACAGAAACCATCGTTCATCAACATAACCTGTGGATGAATGATTACATGTTATACGTGTTATGatcatactgtgtgtgtgtgtgtgtgtgtgtgtgtgtgtgtgtgtgtgtgtgtgtgtgtgtgtgtgtgtgtgtgtgtgtgtgtgtgtgtgcagggtgttTAAGGGGGGGGAGGACGTACGGTTAATGCGGCCGGCGTCGCCCGTCTCCCAGACGCCCGACACCCAGCAGGAGGCGGAGAAGGGCCCCGCCCGCATGGAGCCCGACACCACCCAGCCGGGGACCAGCCGCGAGGTCACCGGCAGCATGGTCTCCATGATGAGGTCAGCATCCGGGGCGTCATGGCAACGCTGGGCTGGggttcagagagggagaggagggacggTCCAAGTGATGAGGGCTGTTTTGGTATCcttgggctctctctctctctgtctcctctctctcgctctctcgccctgtctctgtgttctctctctctctctctctctctctctctgtctctgtctctgtctctctctctctctctctctctctctctgtctcctctctgtctctctctcactctctctgtctctctcggtcactctctctctcttcactctctctgtctgtctcctctctctctgtctgtctgtctctgtgtgttcactctctctgtctctctgtcggtctcctctctgtctcctctctttctcctctctgtctctctctgtctctgtgttcactctctctgtctcctctctgtctcctctgtctctgtctcctctctgtctctctctctctctctctctctctctgtctgtgttctctctctctgtctctctctctctctctctctctctctctctctgtctgtgttcactctctttgtctcctctctcactgtctgtctctgtctctctctctctctctctctctctgtctgtgttctctctctctgtctcctctctgtctctctctctctctgtctgtgttcactctctctgtctcctctctcactgtctgtctctgtctgtctctctctccctctctgcaggaCGATGTTGCGTTACTTCTTCCCTCCTGATTTCCGGATCCCTAAGGACGATGTGAACGGTATGACGGCGGAGGAACTGGTGGCGTTCCCTCTGGTGAGCTCCGCCcccggccgccatcttggttctcaGGCTAGGCTCTGATCTCAGGACGCCCCCCGAACCACCTGACTAGTCTCCCCAGTAGAACTAGTGGGGGACTAGTCAGATTGTAAGACTAGCAGTCTTACTAAGACTGATGGTCAGAATGTGGATTAGTAATGGTatagttaatttattttttcgtATTATTTACTCTTATTTAAATGTATCCATTtgtgtactactactactactactacactactGTTCCTACCACTACTCCTGCTATACTACTGCTGTTATCACTACTACCGCTACCGTACTTCTactgctactatactactactgttactactgctgctactactaccactgTTACTACCACTGTTACCACCACTGTTACCACCACTGTTACCACCATTGTTACCACCACTGTTACCACCACTGTTACTACCACTGTTACCACCACTGTTACTACCACTGTTACTACCACTGTTACCACCACTGTTACTACCACTGTTACCACCACTGTTACTACTCTCCGTACTCTAGTGGCCCGGCCCCCCTAACCCCATCCTCTGCCTGCAGAAGGAGTATTTCCAGCAGTACGAGCTGGGCCTGCAGTCGCTGTGTAACTCGTACCAGAGCCGGGCGGACGCCAAAGCCAAGGctgtggaggagaagagcagcaaCGCCGAGACCAAACTCAAGGAGGCGGACGAGAAGCTGCAGAAGCTGAGGGCCAACATCGTCTCTCTGCTGCAGAAAGTGCAAGAGGTAAAGTCTGGgctcagaggggagggggggcacctctgggagacgggggggaggagcctgaggggggaggagcctgaggggggagggaggagcctgAAGGGGCGGAGCCCCAAGTGGCTGCTGGAAGAATGACAAACAAAACCGTTTATTGGTGGATGgaatcaaaataaacaaaaatagttTAAAACCATTTCTACATC from Gadus morhua chromosome 11, gadMor3.0, whole genome shotgun sequence carries:
- the LOC115553553 gene encoding probable E3 ubiquitin-protein ligase TRIML1, which encodes MASANTSWSEENFSCPICLDVFSSPVSTPCGHNFCRTCINKFWDEQVQCKCPICNKMFDTRPDPQVNIFVSEMADLFRTAVRVKEQPCYEPGEVPCDVCTGTQLKAVKSCLVCLISYCHTHLEPHQRVAVLKKHRLVEPMDHLEDRMCKKHDRLLEFFCQTEQECVCQFCTETDHKSHPVVPLMEEYEVKTALLGEIEAEVQQMIQERKLKIKEIKDMVEFRKKDADGVIADGGQVFTALMRRVKKCRDDFNQTVKERLKTTEKQAEDLIKELEQEIEDLTNRSSEVKPLSHTKDHLHFLQAFRSLKDPPPTRDWTTVEVRPPSYAGTLMRSLDQLEETLNMEMKKLRDDAELKRVQQYEVDVTLDPDTAHPKLFLSEDGKQVHDGGVRKELPDNPKRFTWFTCAVLTRQSFSSGRFYFEVQVKDKTVWGLGVARESIDKTRWTRWTPETGYWTLDYNKDKLVFNDNPDVRLPLRARLQKVGVFVDYDEGLLSFYDVEARVHIYSATGCAFTEPLYPILYPGLCEGGTNSAPLIISHVNQTD
- the LOC115553567 gene encoding ATPase MORC2-like, with amino-acid sequence MLRYFFPPDFRIPKDDVNGMTAEELVAFPLKEYFQQYELGLQSLCNSYQSRADAKAKAVEEKSSNAETKLKEADEKLQKLRANIVSLLQKVQEDIDINTDDELDAYIEDLLNRGD